CGGCGGACGCGGTTTGCGCTTCGCGCCCCAAAAACGGTGCCCCGGCGGAGGGGTTGAAAGCCCCCGCAGACCTTGCTACTTTGGGAGCCAGGCGGGCGCAGCCCGCCCCAGACCACCATCTTAAATTGCCCCGGTACCTGTCGAAAGATGGGGGTAAGCTCACCCCCTGAAACCACTCCTGCCACCTTTCCGGGCGGGTTATGGACTCCAAACTTTCACTGACAGGTCCCAAGATGCGGTACAGGCCGGCGCCGCCGCACCCGGAACCGTTTGGGTTGACAATCGCAAAACGCTCATCCACCGCCCCCGCCAAAAGCGCCGCCTTGCCGCTTCGGGAATGGCCGGTGATAATGACTTTTTTTGCGTCCACTTCCGGCAGGGTCTCCAGGTAGTCCATCATGCGCGACGCGCCCCAGGCCCAGGCTGCAAGCGTGGCAATCTCCATGCCGGGATAGGCCTGTTCCACCGCGCCGGACGCCGGTTTTCCCTCCTCTGAACGGTCAAAGTTGTCCGCCCCGAATCCGGCAAAAATATATCCGCGCTCATTGACCTCCTTTGTGATGGGGCATTTCCGCCCGATACAGAGGATTACCGGGCACGGTTTCTCCGCTTTCGCCGGGATATACAGGTCCAACTGGGCGGGAATTTTATTGTCGGGACCCATGCTGAGCATGTGCTTTTCGAGGCGTGTAACGCCGTCATGGAGCACAGTCTCACCCGACACATGCCCACACTTGACATTCCCCGGCGCTGGTGGAAGATGGCCGTACTGGATGCCCAAAACCAACTCAATAATTTCACTGCGGCGGCGTGTCCAGTCCTCCTTTGTCCGCACCCGCGAACCATCCAGAAACAGAAATGGGTCTGGAAGTTTTTCAGTGGCGGGAAAAGCATCAGGGGTCGGCGCCGTTTGCGCAAAACAGTCCCCAACCGGCAAAGTGGCGCAAACCACAAAGCCAAGAAAAAATGCCACAAAACGCGTTCTCATCATTGCCCGCCCTTTTTTGTTCATGTTGGCATGGCTTGCATTGCCGTGCCTGTGCGTTGGACTGTGAGGCTGTTTTTGTGTTTCAGGAGACGCGCCAGCATGGCTTTGCCCGCCGTCTTGAACCGCTTGCGCCGTCATTCCAAGGGCCTCCCCCGTTGGACATCCGCACATGCCGGCTATTCAAATCTGACCGTTTCCAGATGGGGCAAAAGAATTTTAACCTGGCGCGAATTTATGGCCTGCCAATCCTCAGCTTCCCGCCAGAAGCACCCGCAGTATCCACAGGCCCATGAGCGTGGCGATGGGGGACCAGTCCAGCATGCCGCCTGTGGGGGGGAGGATATGCCGCACCCGCAGCAGCAGGGGGTCGGTCAGGCGCGGAATCCAGGCGAGGCGCCCCTGATGGACGTTCACCTCCAGCCAGGGCGCGGTCCAACGCAGCAATACCGCCATCATGTAGAGCGTTATGGCGCTGTGTATGAGGACGGGGATGAATCCGGGATTGTGCATCGCAGCGTGAATTCCTTCAACACGGTGTAAAGGGGCCCGGCGGGCCGCAGTTCGCTCCTGAATAATGCCACGGAATGAACCGTGAATGCATCCCCGAAGACCGGCGCGCTTTGGGCCGTCTCCACAAGCAGGCGGTGGAACGCCTCCGGCGGATGAGGTTCCCGCACCCTCCCCAGCGTGATGTGCGGATGGAAGGCCTTGGTTTCCGGAGGCAACCCCACCGCCGCCGCGCAGGATTCGGTGGCTTGCCACAGCGTCCCAAGGTCACCCGCAACCAGACTGGCGCCCGCCCAGAGAATGGACGGCTTTCGCAGGTTTGGAAACGCCCCCAGCCCCGCCACCTGCAGGGTCACGGGAGGCAGTTCCGCCAACATCCCCGCCAGCCGCACGCCATACGCTTCCAACTGCTCCGGAGTGACCTCACCC
The sequence above is a segment of the Candidatus Hydrogenedentota bacterium genome. Coding sequences within it:
- a CDS encoding YggT family protein, producing MHNPGFIPVLIHSAITLYMMAVLLRWTAPWLEVNVHQGRLAWIPRLTDPLLLRVRHILPPTGGMLDWSPIATLMGLWILRVLLAGS
- the thpR gene encoding RNA 2',3'-cyclic phosphodiesterase, producing the protein MRCFTAIRLPETVRELLARQINRLRGAGGRVSWTRDENLHLTLRFLGEVTPEQLEAYGVRLAGMLAELPPVTLQVAGLGAFPNLRKPSILWAGASLVAGDLGTLWQATESCAAAVGLPPETKAFHPHITLGRVREPHPPEAFHRLLVETAQSAPVFGDAFTVHSVALFRSELRPAGPLYTVLKEFTLRCTIPDSSPSSYTAP